In Thalassophryne amazonica chromosome 4, fThaAma1.1, whole genome shotgun sequence, a genomic segment contains:
- the picalmb gene encoding phosphatidylinositol binding clathrin assembly protein b isoform X3, with the protein MSGQSITDRITAAQHSVTGSAVSKTVCKATTHEIMGPKKKHLDYLIHCTNEMNVNIPQLADSLFERTTNTSWVVVFKSLITTHHLMVYGNERFVQYLASRNTLFNLSNFLDKSGLQGYDMSTFIRRYSRYLNEKAVSYRQVAFDFTKVKRGVDGVMRTMNTEKLLKTIPIIQNQMDALLDFNVNANELTNGVINAAFMLLFKDSIRLFAAYNEGIINLLEKYFDMKKTQCKEGLDIYKKFLTRMTRISEFLKVAEQVGIDRGDIPDLSQFTVCAPSSLLEALEQHLASLEGKKVKDSTAASRASTLSNAVSSLASTGMSFTKVDEREKQAALEEEQARLKALKEQRLKELSKRPSFATTDTSPISTTGGTIITAPAIDLFSTPSCSNGALKMESNLFELQSSFQPSVQSDSTGRPAATAWADPFTSADAGDDSMPNLNPFLSKVVVDATHVPVVSSDGVSFSSRTSAHEMFGDHYNPFFDTNPSVSTNYKRTVRIEPSVSDSFCGPVSVSQHLPHQAPFPTEPSTVAALFRGYSTPQAPPHQSAGGLQVDFESVFGAKATGSNSLNSDDITGGILKPTLAGSNQPSSQQPEKLVSDDLDSSLANLVGNLGIGNGTTKNDIHWSQPGEKRMTGGTNWQPKAAPTTTWNPVSMPPSIMAFPATTPTGMMGYGMPPQMGSVAMMNPPTMMYSQPVMRPPNPFGSVSSAQMQFM; encoded by the exons ATGTCGGGGCAGAGCATTACGGACCGGATAACTGCAGCCCAGCACAGTGTGACGGGATCCGCCGTGTCCAAAACTGTCTGCAAGGCAACCACGCACGAAATTATGGGCCCCAAAAAGAAACACTTGGATT ATTTAATCCACTGTACCAATGAGATGAACGTGAACATTCCTCAGCTGGCTGACTCGCTGTTTGAGAGGACCACCAACACCAGCTGGGTGGTGGTGTTTAAGTCACTGATCACCACACACCACCTCATGGTCTACGGCAACGAG CGTTTTGTCCAGTATTTGGCTTCAAGGAACACACTATTCAACCTCAGTAACTTTTTGGACAAAAGCGGTTTACAAG GTTACGACATGTCAACGTTTATCAGGAGGTATAGTCGATACCTGAACGAGAAAGCAGTTTCGTACAGACAGGTTGCCTTCGACTTCACGAAAGTTAAGCGAGG GGTGGACGGCGTCATGAGGACCATGAATACAGAAAAACTGCTGAAGACGATCCCAATTATTCAGAACCAGATGGACGCGCTGCTCGATTTCAAT GTCAATGCCAACGAGCTGACTAATGGAGTCATCAATGCCGCCTTCATGCTCCTCTTCAAAGACTCCATCAGGCTCTTTGCTGCTTATAATGAAGGCATCATTAACCTGCTTG agaaatactttgATATGAAGAAGACGCAGTGTAAAGAAGGCCTGGACATTTACAAGAAGTTTCTCACCCGGATGACACGGATATCAGAGTTCCTCAAAGTGGCAGAG CAGGTGGGAATAGATCGAGGAGACATTCCAGATCTTTCTCAG TTCACAGTTTGT GCTCCCAGTAGTCTTCTTGAAGCTTTGGAGCAGCACTTGGCCTCCTTAGAGGGCAAGAAGGTCAAAGACTCCACTGCAGCTAGCAG AGCCAGCACTCTGTCAAACGCAGTGTCCTCGCTGGCCAGCACGGGAATGTCTTTCACCAAAGTGGACGAGCGGGAGAAACAGGCAGCTCTGGAAGAAGAACAGGCTCGACTCAAAGCTCTGAAG GAACAAAGGTTGAAGGAGCTTTCCAAGAGACCCTCCTTTGCCACCACTGATACGTCACCAATTTCCACCACCGGGGGCACTATTATCACAGCACCGGCCATTGACCTCTTCTCAACACCCAGCTGCTCTAATGG tGCTTTGAAGATGGAAAGCAACCTTTTTGAACTGCAGTCGTCTTTTCAGCCCTCCGTGCAGTCAGACTCcacaggacgtcctgcagcgacGGCGTGGGCAG ATCCTTTTACTTCTGCTGACGCGGGAGATGATTCCATGCCAAACCTTAACCCTTTCCTGTCCAAAGTCGTTGTCGATGCCACTCACGTACCTGTCGTGTCTTCAGACGGTGTTAGCTTTTCTTCTAGGACATCCGCTCATGAAATGTTTGGTG ATCATTACAATCCCTTTTTTGACACAAACCCATCTGTTTCAACCAATTACAAACGCACAGTGCGGATAGAACCCTCCGTCTCAG ACTCCTTCTGTGGTCCAGTGTCCGTTTCCCAGCACCTCCCACACCAGGCTCCCTTCCCCACTGAGCCCTCTACTGTAGCAGCTCTGTTCAGAG GCTACTCGACGCCACAGGCTCCTCCCCATCAGTCAGCAGGAGGTCTCCAGGTGGACTTTGAGTCTGTTTTTGGAGCCAAAGCCACAGGAAGCAACAGCCTCAACTCTGACG ACATCACTGGGGGGATTCTCAAACCCACTCTTGCTGGCTCGAACCAGCCGTCCAGTCAGCAGCCGGAGAAGCTAGTGTCAGATGACCTTGACTCCTCCCTGGCGAACCTTGTTGGCA aTCTCGGCATCGGAAACGGaacaacaaaaaa TGACATTCACTGGAGCCAGCCCGGTGAGAAGAGGATGACCGGCGGCACCAACTGGCAGCCCAAGGCGGCACCAACCACAACCTGGAACCCTGTTTCTATG CCGCCGTCAATAATGGCTTTTCCTGCAACCACACCCACAGGCATGATGGGATATGGCATG CCTCCACAAATGGGCTCCGTGGCGATGATGAATCCGCCCACCATGATGTACAGCCAGCCGGTGATGAGGCCACCAAACCCATTTGGCTCGGTGTCTAGTGCTCAG
- the picalmb gene encoding phosphatidylinositol binding clathrin assembly protein b isoform X11 has product MSGQSITDRITAAQHSVTGSAVSKTVCKATTHEIMGPKKKHLDYLIHCTNEMNVNIPQLADSLFERTTNTSWVVVFKSLITTHHLMVYGNERFVQYLASRNTLFNLSNFLDKSGLQGYDMSTFIRRYSRYLNEKAVSYRQVAFDFTKVKRGVDGVMRTMNTEKLLKTIPIIQNQMDALLDFNVNANELTNGVINAAFMLLFKDSIRLFAAYNEGIINLLEKYFDMKKTQCKEGLDIYKKFLTRMTRISEFLKVAEQVGIDRGDIPDLSQAPSSLLEALEQHLASLEGKKVKDSTAASRASTLSNAVSSLASTGMSFTKVDEREKQAALEEEQARLKALKEQRLKELSKRPSFATTDTSPISTTGGTIITAPAIDLFSTPSCSNGALKMESNLFELQSSFQPSVQSDSTGRPAATAWADPFTSADAGDDSMPNLNPFLSKVVVDATHVPVVSSDGVSFSSRTSAHEMFGGYSTPQAPPHQSAGGLQVDFESVFGAKATGSNSLNSDDITGGILKPTLAGSNQPSSQQPEKLVSDDLDSSLANLVGNLGIGNGTTKNDIHWSQPGEKRMTGGTNWQPKAAPTTTWNPVSMPPSIMAFPATTPTGMMGYGMPPQMGSVAMMNPPTMMYSQPVMRPPNPFGSVSSAQPSAASSPSSQSPLRAPGQDPFAHLSLKDFL; this is encoded by the exons ATGTCGGGGCAGAGCATTACGGACCGGATAACTGCAGCCCAGCACAGTGTGACGGGATCCGCCGTGTCCAAAACTGTCTGCAAGGCAACCACGCACGAAATTATGGGCCCCAAAAAGAAACACTTGGATT ATTTAATCCACTGTACCAATGAGATGAACGTGAACATTCCTCAGCTGGCTGACTCGCTGTTTGAGAGGACCACCAACACCAGCTGGGTGGTGGTGTTTAAGTCACTGATCACCACACACCACCTCATGGTCTACGGCAACGAG CGTTTTGTCCAGTATTTGGCTTCAAGGAACACACTATTCAACCTCAGTAACTTTTTGGACAAAAGCGGTTTACAAG GTTACGACATGTCAACGTTTATCAGGAGGTATAGTCGATACCTGAACGAGAAAGCAGTTTCGTACAGACAGGTTGCCTTCGACTTCACGAAAGTTAAGCGAGG GGTGGACGGCGTCATGAGGACCATGAATACAGAAAAACTGCTGAAGACGATCCCAATTATTCAGAACCAGATGGACGCGCTGCTCGATTTCAAT GTCAATGCCAACGAGCTGACTAATGGAGTCATCAATGCCGCCTTCATGCTCCTCTTCAAAGACTCCATCAGGCTCTTTGCTGCTTATAATGAAGGCATCATTAACCTGCTTG agaaatactttgATATGAAGAAGACGCAGTGTAAAGAAGGCCTGGACATTTACAAGAAGTTTCTCACCCGGATGACACGGATATCAGAGTTCCTCAAAGTGGCAGAG CAGGTGGGAATAGATCGAGGAGACATTCCAGATCTTTCTCAG GCTCCCAGTAGTCTTCTTGAAGCTTTGGAGCAGCACTTGGCCTCCTTAGAGGGCAAGAAGGTCAAAGACTCCACTGCAGCTAGCAG AGCCAGCACTCTGTCAAACGCAGTGTCCTCGCTGGCCAGCACGGGAATGTCTTTCACCAAAGTGGACGAGCGGGAGAAACAGGCAGCTCTGGAAGAAGAACAGGCTCGACTCAAAGCTCTGAAG GAACAAAGGTTGAAGGAGCTTTCCAAGAGACCCTCCTTTGCCACCACTGATACGTCACCAATTTCCACCACCGGGGGCACTATTATCACAGCACCGGCCATTGACCTCTTCTCAACACCCAGCTGCTCTAATGG tGCTTTGAAGATGGAAAGCAACCTTTTTGAACTGCAGTCGTCTTTTCAGCCCTCCGTGCAGTCAGACTCcacaggacgtcctgcagcgacGGCGTGGGCAG ATCCTTTTACTTCTGCTGACGCGGGAGATGATTCCATGCCAAACCTTAACCCTTTCCTGTCCAAAGTCGTTGTCGATGCCACTCACGTACCTGTCGTGTCTTCAGACGGTGTTAGCTTTTCTTCTAGGACATCCGCTCATGAAATGTTTGGTG GCTACTCGACGCCACAGGCTCCTCCCCATCAGTCAGCAGGAGGTCTCCAGGTGGACTTTGAGTCTGTTTTTGGAGCCAAAGCCACAGGAAGCAACAGCCTCAACTCTGACG ACATCACTGGGGGGATTCTCAAACCCACTCTTGCTGGCTCGAACCAGCCGTCCAGTCAGCAGCCGGAGAAGCTAGTGTCAGATGACCTTGACTCCTCCCTGGCGAACCTTGTTGGCA aTCTCGGCATCGGAAACGGaacaacaaaaaa TGACATTCACTGGAGCCAGCCCGGTGAGAAGAGGATGACCGGCGGCACCAACTGGCAGCCCAAGGCGGCACCAACCACAACCTGGAACCCTGTTTCTATG CCGCCGTCAATAATGGCTTTTCCTGCAACCACACCCACAGGCATGATGGGATATGGCATG CCTCCACAAATGGGCTCCGTGGCGATGATGAATCCGCCCACCATGATGTACAGCCAGCCGGTGATGAGGCCACCAAACCCATTTGGCTCGGTGTCTAGTGCTCAG CCCTCTGCTGCATCTAGTCCTTCCAGCCAGAGTCCTCTCCGAGCCCCTGGACAGGACCCGTTTGCACACCTCTCTCTCAAGGATTTCTTGTAG
- the picalmb gene encoding phosphatidylinositol binding clathrin assembly protein b isoform X7, whose translation MSGQSITDRITAAQHSVTGSAVSKTVCKATTHEIMGPKKKHLDYLIHCTNEMNVNIPQLADSLFERTTNTSWVVVFKSLITTHHLMVYGNERFVQYLASRNTLFNLSNFLDKSGLQGYDMSTFIRRYSRYLNEKAVSYRQVAFDFTKVKRGVDGVMRTMNTEKLLKTIPIIQNQMDALLDFNVNANELTNGVINAAFMLLFKDSIRLFAAYNEGIINLLEKYFDMKKTQCKEGLDIYKKFLTRMTRISEFLKVAEQVGIDRGDIPDLSQFTVCAPSSLLEALEQHLASLEGKKVKDSTAASRASTLSNAVSSLASTGMSFTKVDEREKQAALEEEQARLKALKEQRLKELSKRPSFATTDTSPISTTGGTIITAPAIDLFSTPSCSNGALKMESNLFELQSSFQPSVQSDSTGRPAATAWADSFCGPVSVSQHLPHQAPFPTEPSTVAALFRGYSTPQAPPHQSAGGLQVDFESVFGAKATGSNSLNSDDITGGILKPTLAGSNQPSSQQPEKLVSDDLDSSLANLVGNLGIGNGTTKNDIHWSQPGEKRMTGGTNWQPKAAPTTTWNPVSMPPSIMAFPATTPTGMMGYGMPPQMGSVAMMNPPTMMYSQPVMRPPNPFGSVSSAQPSAASSPSSQSPLRAPGQDPFAHLSLKDFL comes from the exons ATGTCGGGGCAGAGCATTACGGACCGGATAACTGCAGCCCAGCACAGTGTGACGGGATCCGCCGTGTCCAAAACTGTCTGCAAGGCAACCACGCACGAAATTATGGGCCCCAAAAAGAAACACTTGGATT ATTTAATCCACTGTACCAATGAGATGAACGTGAACATTCCTCAGCTGGCTGACTCGCTGTTTGAGAGGACCACCAACACCAGCTGGGTGGTGGTGTTTAAGTCACTGATCACCACACACCACCTCATGGTCTACGGCAACGAG CGTTTTGTCCAGTATTTGGCTTCAAGGAACACACTATTCAACCTCAGTAACTTTTTGGACAAAAGCGGTTTACAAG GTTACGACATGTCAACGTTTATCAGGAGGTATAGTCGATACCTGAACGAGAAAGCAGTTTCGTACAGACAGGTTGCCTTCGACTTCACGAAAGTTAAGCGAGG GGTGGACGGCGTCATGAGGACCATGAATACAGAAAAACTGCTGAAGACGATCCCAATTATTCAGAACCAGATGGACGCGCTGCTCGATTTCAAT GTCAATGCCAACGAGCTGACTAATGGAGTCATCAATGCCGCCTTCATGCTCCTCTTCAAAGACTCCATCAGGCTCTTTGCTGCTTATAATGAAGGCATCATTAACCTGCTTG agaaatactttgATATGAAGAAGACGCAGTGTAAAGAAGGCCTGGACATTTACAAGAAGTTTCTCACCCGGATGACACGGATATCAGAGTTCCTCAAAGTGGCAGAG CAGGTGGGAATAGATCGAGGAGACATTCCAGATCTTTCTCAG TTCACAGTTTGT GCTCCCAGTAGTCTTCTTGAAGCTTTGGAGCAGCACTTGGCCTCCTTAGAGGGCAAGAAGGTCAAAGACTCCACTGCAGCTAGCAG AGCCAGCACTCTGTCAAACGCAGTGTCCTCGCTGGCCAGCACGGGAATGTCTTTCACCAAAGTGGACGAGCGGGAGAAACAGGCAGCTCTGGAAGAAGAACAGGCTCGACTCAAAGCTCTGAAG GAACAAAGGTTGAAGGAGCTTTCCAAGAGACCCTCCTTTGCCACCACTGATACGTCACCAATTTCCACCACCGGGGGCACTATTATCACAGCACCGGCCATTGACCTCTTCTCAACACCCAGCTGCTCTAATGG tGCTTTGAAGATGGAAAGCAACCTTTTTGAACTGCAGTCGTCTTTTCAGCCCTCCGTGCAGTCAGACTCcacaggacgtcctgcagcgacGGCGTGGGCAG ACTCCTTCTGTGGTCCAGTGTCCGTTTCCCAGCACCTCCCACACCAGGCTCCCTTCCCCACTGAGCCCTCTACTGTAGCAGCTCTGTTCAGAG GCTACTCGACGCCACAGGCTCCTCCCCATCAGTCAGCAGGAGGTCTCCAGGTGGACTTTGAGTCTGTTTTTGGAGCCAAAGCCACAGGAAGCAACAGCCTCAACTCTGACG ACATCACTGGGGGGATTCTCAAACCCACTCTTGCTGGCTCGAACCAGCCGTCCAGTCAGCAGCCGGAGAAGCTAGTGTCAGATGACCTTGACTCCTCCCTGGCGAACCTTGTTGGCA aTCTCGGCATCGGAAACGGaacaacaaaaaa TGACATTCACTGGAGCCAGCCCGGTGAGAAGAGGATGACCGGCGGCACCAACTGGCAGCCCAAGGCGGCACCAACCACAACCTGGAACCCTGTTTCTATG CCGCCGTCAATAATGGCTTTTCCTGCAACCACACCCACAGGCATGATGGGATATGGCATG CCTCCACAAATGGGCTCCGTGGCGATGATGAATCCGCCCACCATGATGTACAGCCAGCCGGTGATGAGGCCACCAAACCCATTTGGCTCGGTGTCTAGTGCTCAG CCCTCTGCTGCATCTAGTCCTTCCAGCCAGAGTCCTCTCCGAGCCCCTGGACAGGACCCGTTTGCACACCTCTCTCTCAAGGATTTCTTGTAG
- the picalmb gene encoding phosphatidylinositol binding clathrin assembly protein b isoform X5 — translation MSGQSITDRITAAQHSVTGSAVSKTVCKATTHEIMGPKKKHLDYLIHCTNEMNVNIPQLADSLFERTTNTSWVVVFKSLITTHHLMVYGNERFVQYLASRNTLFNLSNFLDKSGLQGYDMSTFIRRYSRYLNEKAVSYRQVAFDFTKVKRGVDGVMRTMNTEKLLKTIPIIQNQMDALLDFNVNANELTNGVINAAFMLLFKDSIRLFAAYNEGIINLLEKYFDMKKTQCKEGLDIYKKFLTRMTRISEFLKVAEQVGIDRGDIPDLSQFTVCAPSSLLEALEQHLASLEGKKVKDSTAASRASTLSNAVSSLASTGMSFTKVDEREKQAALEEEQARLKALKEQRLKELSKRPSFATTDTSPISTTGGTIITAPAIDLFSTPSCSNGALKMESNLFELQSSFQPSVQSDSTGRPAATAWADPFTSADAGDDSMPNLNPFLSKVVVDATHVPVVSSDGVSFSSRTSAHEMFGDHYNPFFDTNPSVSTNYKRTVRIEPSVSGYSTPQAPPHQSAGGLQVDFESVFGAKATGSNSLNSDDITGGILKPTLAGSNQPSSQQPEKLVSDDLDSSLANLVGNLGIGNGTTKNDIHWSQPGEKRMTGGTNWQPKAAPTTTWNPVSMPPSIMAFPATTPTGMMGYGMPPQMGSVAMMNPPTMMYSQPVMRPPNPFGSVSSAQPSAASSPSSQSPLRAPGQDPFAHLSLKDFL, via the exons ATGTCGGGGCAGAGCATTACGGACCGGATAACTGCAGCCCAGCACAGTGTGACGGGATCCGCCGTGTCCAAAACTGTCTGCAAGGCAACCACGCACGAAATTATGGGCCCCAAAAAGAAACACTTGGATT ATTTAATCCACTGTACCAATGAGATGAACGTGAACATTCCTCAGCTGGCTGACTCGCTGTTTGAGAGGACCACCAACACCAGCTGGGTGGTGGTGTTTAAGTCACTGATCACCACACACCACCTCATGGTCTACGGCAACGAG CGTTTTGTCCAGTATTTGGCTTCAAGGAACACACTATTCAACCTCAGTAACTTTTTGGACAAAAGCGGTTTACAAG GTTACGACATGTCAACGTTTATCAGGAGGTATAGTCGATACCTGAACGAGAAAGCAGTTTCGTACAGACAGGTTGCCTTCGACTTCACGAAAGTTAAGCGAGG GGTGGACGGCGTCATGAGGACCATGAATACAGAAAAACTGCTGAAGACGATCCCAATTATTCAGAACCAGATGGACGCGCTGCTCGATTTCAAT GTCAATGCCAACGAGCTGACTAATGGAGTCATCAATGCCGCCTTCATGCTCCTCTTCAAAGACTCCATCAGGCTCTTTGCTGCTTATAATGAAGGCATCATTAACCTGCTTG agaaatactttgATATGAAGAAGACGCAGTGTAAAGAAGGCCTGGACATTTACAAGAAGTTTCTCACCCGGATGACACGGATATCAGAGTTCCTCAAAGTGGCAGAG CAGGTGGGAATAGATCGAGGAGACATTCCAGATCTTTCTCAG TTCACAGTTTGT GCTCCCAGTAGTCTTCTTGAAGCTTTGGAGCAGCACTTGGCCTCCTTAGAGGGCAAGAAGGTCAAAGACTCCACTGCAGCTAGCAG AGCCAGCACTCTGTCAAACGCAGTGTCCTCGCTGGCCAGCACGGGAATGTCTTTCACCAAAGTGGACGAGCGGGAGAAACAGGCAGCTCTGGAAGAAGAACAGGCTCGACTCAAAGCTCTGAAG GAACAAAGGTTGAAGGAGCTTTCCAAGAGACCCTCCTTTGCCACCACTGATACGTCACCAATTTCCACCACCGGGGGCACTATTATCACAGCACCGGCCATTGACCTCTTCTCAACACCCAGCTGCTCTAATGG tGCTTTGAAGATGGAAAGCAACCTTTTTGAACTGCAGTCGTCTTTTCAGCCCTCCGTGCAGTCAGACTCcacaggacgtcctgcagcgacGGCGTGGGCAG ATCCTTTTACTTCTGCTGACGCGGGAGATGATTCCATGCCAAACCTTAACCCTTTCCTGTCCAAAGTCGTTGTCGATGCCACTCACGTACCTGTCGTGTCTTCAGACGGTGTTAGCTTTTCTTCTAGGACATCCGCTCATGAAATGTTTGGTG ATCATTACAATCCCTTTTTTGACACAAACCCATCTGTTTCAACCAATTACAAACGCACAGTGCGGATAGAACCCTCCGTCTCAG GCTACTCGACGCCACAGGCTCCTCCCCATCAGTCAGCAGGAGGTCTCCAGGTGGACTTTGAGTCTGTTTTTGGAGCCAAAGCCACAGGAAGCAACAGCCTCAACTCTGACG ACATCACTGGGGGGATTCTCAAACCCACTCTTGCTGGCTCGAACCAGCCGTCCAGTCAGCAGCCGGAGAAGCTAGTGTCAGATGACCTTGACTCCTCCCTGGCGAACCTTGTTGGCA aTCTCGGCATCGGAAACGGaacaacaaaaaa TGACATTCACTGGAGCCAGCCCGGTGAGAAGAGGATGACCGGCGGCACCAACTGGCAGCCCAAGGCGGCACCAACCACAACCTGGAACCCTGTTTCTATG CCGCCGTCAATAATGGCTTTTCCTGCAACCACACCCACAGGCATGATGGGATATGGCATG CCTCCACAAATGGGCTCCGTGGCGATGATGAATCCGCCCACCATGATGTACAGCCAGCCGGTGATGAGGCCACCAAACCCATTTGGCTCGGTGTCTAGTGCTCAG CCCTCTGCTGCATCTAGTCCTTCCAGCCAGAGTCCTCTCCGAGCCCCTGGACAGGACCCGTTTGCACACCTCTCTCTCAAGGATTTCTTGTAG
- the picalmb gene encoding phosphatidylinositol binding clathrin assembly protein b isoform X6 codes for MSGQSITDRITAAQHSVTGSAVSKTVCKATTHEIMGPKKKHLDYLIHCTNEMNVNIPQLADSLFERTTNTSWVVVFKSLITTHHLMVYGNERFVQYLASRNTLFNLSNFLDKSGLQGYDMSTFIRRYSRYLNEKAVSYRQVAFDFTKVKRGVDGVMRTMNTEKLLKTIPIIQNQMDALLDFNVNANELTNGVINAAFMLLFKDSIRLFAAYNEGIINLLEKYFDMKKTQCKEGLDIYKKFLTRMTRISEFLKVAEQVGIDRGDIPDLSQFTVCAPSSLLEALEQHLASLEGKKVKDSTAASRASTLSNAVSSLASTGMSFTKVDEREKQAALEEEQARLKALKEQRLKELSKRPSFATTDTSPISTTGGTIITAPAIDLFSTPSCSNGALKMESNLFELQSSFQPSVQSDSTGRPAATAWADPFTSADAGDDSMPNLNPFLSKVVVDATHVPVVSSDGVSFSSRTSAHEMFGGYSTPQAPPHQSAGGLQVDFESVFGAKATGSNSLNSDDITGGILKPTLAGSNQPSSQQPEKLVSDDLDSSLANLVGNLGIGNGTTKNDIHWSQPGEKRMTGGTNWQPKAAPTTTWNPVSMPPSIMAFPATTPTGMMGYGMPPQMGSVAMMNPPTMMYSQPVMRPPNPFGSVSSAQPSAASSPSSQSPLRAPGQDPFAHLSLKDFL; via the exons ATGTCGGGGCAGAGCATTACGGACCGGATAACTGCAGCCCAGCACAGTGTGACGGGATCCGCCGTGTCCAAAACTGTCTGCAAGGCAACCACGCACGAAATTATGGGCCCCAAAAAGAAACACTTGGATT ATTTAATCCACTGTACCAATGAGATGAACGTGAACATTCCTCAGCTGGCTGACTCGCTGTTTGAGAGGACCACCAACACCAGCTGGGTGGTGGTGTTTAAGTCACTGATCACCACACACCACCTCATGGTCTACGGCAACGAG CGTTTTGTCCAGTATTTGGCTTCAAGGAACACACTATTCAACCTCAGTAACTTTTTGGACAAAAGCGGTTTACAAG GTTACGACATGTCAACGTTTATCAGGAGGTATAGTCGATACCTGAACGAGAAAGCAGTTTCGTACAGACAGGTTGCCTTCGACTTCACGAAAGTTAAGCGAGG GGTGGACGGCGTCATGAGGACCATGAATACAGAAAAACTGCTGAAGACGATCCCAATTATTCAGAACCAGATGGACGCGCTGCTCGATTTCAAT GTCAATGCCAACGAGCTGACTAATGGAGTCATCAATGCCGCCTTCATGCTCCTCTTCAAAGACTCCATCAGGCTCTTTGCTGCTTATAATGAAGGCATCATTAACCTGCTTG agaaatactttgATATGAAGAAGACGCAGTGTAAAGAAGGCCTGGACATTTACAAGAAGTTTCTCACCCGGATGACACGGATATCAGAGTTCCTCAAAGTGGCAGAG CAGGTGGGAATAGATCGAGGAGACATTCCAGATCTTTCTCAG TTCACAGTTTGT GCTCCCAGTAGTCTTCTTGAAGCTTTGGAGCAGCACTTGGCCTCCTTAGAGGGCAAGAAGGTCAAAGACTCCACTGCAGCTAGCAG AGCCAGCACTCTGTCAAACGCAGTGTCCTCGCTGGCCAGCACGGGAATGTCTTTCACCAAAGTGGACGAGCGGGAGAAACAGGCAGCTCTGGAAGAAGAACAGGCTCGACTCAAAGCTCTGAAG GAACAAAGGTTGAAGGAGCTTTCCAAGAGACCCTCCTTTGCCACCACTGATACGTCACCAATTTCCACCACCGGGGGCACTATTATCACAGCACCGGCCATTGACCTCTTCTCAACACCCAGCTGCTCTAATGG tGCTTTGAAGATGGAAAGCAACCTTTTTGAACTGCAGTCGTCTTTTCAGCCCTCCGTGCAGTCAGACTCcacaggacgtcctgcagcgacGGCGTGGGCAG ATCCTTTTACTTCTGCTGACGCGGGAGATGATTCCATGCCAAACCTTAACCCTTTCCTGTCCAAAGTCGTTGTCGATGCCACTCACGTACCTGTCGTGTCTTCAGACGGTGTTAGCTTTTCTTCTAGGACATCCGCTCATGAAATGTTTGGTG GCTACTCGACGCCACAGGCTCCTCCCCATCAGTCAGCAGGAGGTCTCCAGGTGGACTTTGAGTCTGTTTTTGGAGCCAAAGCCACAGGAAGCAACAGCCTCAACTCTGACG ACATCACTGGGGGGATTCTCAAACCCACTCTTGCTGGCTCGAACCAGCCGTCCAGTCAGCAGCCGGAGAAGCTAGTGTCAGATGACCTTGACTCCTCCCTGGCGAACCTTGTTGGCA aTCTCGGCATCGGAAACGGaacaacaaaaaa TGACATTCACTGGAGCCAGCCCGGTGAGAAGAGGATGACCGGCGGCACCAACTGGCAGCCCAAGGCGGCACCAACCACAACCTGGAACCCTGTTTCTATG CCGCCGTCAATAATGGCTTTTCCTGCAACCACACCCACAGGCATGATGGGATATGGCATG CCTCCACAAATGGGCTCCGTGGCGATGATGAATCCGCCCACCATGATGTACAGCCAGCCGGTGATGAGGCCACCAAACCCATTTGGCTCGGTGTCTAGTGCTCAG CCCTCTGCTGCATCTAGTCCTTCCAGCCAGAGTCCTCTCCGAGCCCCTGGACAGGACCCGTTTGCACACCTCTCTCTCAAGGATTTCTTGTAG